The Tenrec ecaudatus isolate mTenEca1 chromosome 12, mTenEca1.hap1, whole genome shotgun sequence genomic interval CGCTGCTATCGCCATGTTCTGGCACCTAATTTGGGTACCCTGGAGTCCCCACTCGATGATCGAGGCTGGGGCCTTTATTTCCTAGAAACCCACTCTcactgagtccattcagactcatagtggtcAGCAGAGCTCTGTGGAGCCTGCCACTCAACTGCTTTCTgtgactaaatctttatgagagcggaGAGCCTCGTTTTACTCCTGCGGAGCGGttagtgaatttgaaccaccgtccctgtgattagcagctcagcgCCTAACCCGCAGCACCATGAGGGTTCCTTCCCATTCCTAGCGCCCCTGTACACATCTGGACCCCTATCGAATCCCTTCTCTCCACTCCCATTCTGGACCGCTCTCTGCACAGGCACTCACCGCacccttaagaaaaaaaaaacaaccccggcTCTCTGGAACTcatccccagggacaaggggaagcGGCCAGTAAGTGCCTGGACCAGTTTGCTGCTGTTTATTAGCAACATGATAGGAGAGGACTGGAGGTGGCCCAGTCactgaatggaaaaaaaaaaaagaagaaaaacaactcactgccaccgggtcAGTCCTGACTCTTGGCAACAggtgaggacagggtagaagtggccctgtggatttctgggactgGAATCCTGCtccggagtagaaagctccgtctggATCCCACGGAGCTgactggcggtttcgaactgcagaccttgcggttGGCAACGCAACGCATTAATACGACACCACGGATTCCTTACAGAGTGAGAGGGCTAAGGGAAAATCTCAACTGTGGAGACCTGTCTTCAAATTCACGAACACTTTCCTGTTTGCCGGGGCCTGGAAAGcaaagggaggggtggagtggtcGACATCTGGGAGCAGATTACCCAATAAGTAACATAAACTCGACCTTATCTGTGCTAATTTACTAATTATGTGATGAAAAGcatgtgaaactgttcactaTAGATTAGTAAATTAGCATAAGTAAACGTGCGTTTCTTCTGTTTATTGGGTAATCCGTCACTGCTCCAGCAGCCCTTGGACGACTGGACTCACACGATCTCACCACTTGGACCGCCGCCCCCTGCTCAGCTGCTACCATTGCCGCCGCAGAGGTCTAGACTCTAGGAAGTGGCCTTGCGCCCACCCCCCACACCGCCTGAATCCCCGGACAGTTCAGAGCCGCCTGGGCGCGGAGCTCCGGCGCCTCCTGGCGGTTAACGGGTGCGGGACGTCCCCTCTGTGTTTTCCAAGCCCGGAGCTGTGCGCTGGGGATCCATGGACATTACACGCACGAAAACTGGGGTCCGTCCGACAATTCTCCAATTGCTCGGAAGGCGGCGCCAAGCCTGTTCGCCTCTTCTAGAAGGATgctccaggagggtgaggggtgagggtggggtgggagcgggAATTATAGCCTATACAAAACAGACagggtgggagaaaggtgtgttTGTTGGGGAATGTGTTAGGATGTGGGTGAAAGCAATAAAACTCAGATTGCACCCTCGGTGAGTTAGTTATAATGCtcgtgtttgtgagtgtgtgtgtgtgcgtttgggTTTATTTGCAGATGCTGGATAAAAGATGATATATCGTCACGGTTTGGAGTGTCACTGCGCCTGGCCTCTCAGGAAGCCACAAGTACATATTTCCTGAAATATCGCCCAACACAATATCTAATACACATGCCACTTAAGCATGGAGAAGAAAACTCGACATTGGCACAAGTTCCCGGCGGCCCTCGCGGTTCTGGGAGGCGCCACTCTAGCCTTAACGCTCCCCCTCCCTGACTTTTGCCTTCTGTCCTAGTAGTCACTTAGTGATGGACCTTAATACATACGTCTTAGAGAAGGGTGCTTATGCTCAGTAAATATTGAATTAGCTTTTCAATGACCAGCCTCTTGAAAAAGCAGGACAAATCTACACCGGGTCTCAATGCAGCCCAATAGTCAATAGGTATGGAAAATCAGTTATTTCCTGAGCGGGGCTGCGGTGAGGGCTCCCACTTGTACGGAGTTTATTGGATTCTACGAGATAGGATAGCAGTAAaactggggcggggtggggggtgggcgagTATGGTGAGCCAAGTGCTTAGGATTCTCTGCAATTTCCACCACCTAGCTTGCTTTCATTAAGGACTTTGGCCAAGGGGGACATTTTTACTTATGAAGagattctttaaaaacaaaaatgaaagcacGCATCAGTAGCTTGTTGGGGGCTGCTTGCGGAAGCCCTgaggctgctaacctgaaggtcagcagttcaaacccaccaacccctcTGAGGGCGAGATGAGACCTGCTCTCCTGTAAATGTGTATAGCCTCCGCcctcagagacagttctacttagGTATGAGTCAAACTACCTGGAACGAAtattccgccccacccccagctcccaaATGAGGACCACTTAAAGCAAAACAGAActcatttgggtttctgaaactaaatctttATCGTAAACAGAAGCATCTTCCTCGCCGCTGAATCTGGAGTTCACAGTTCAATTTGTAGCTCTCTACGCATTCCCCTGCTTCCAAAACACCCTGCCCTTGAGTGGATGAGTCAAAAATGGCAATTTCTTGGAAGCTCCGAAGAGATTCCCTCTTACTGAATTTTGCAAATTAAACGACTACGTAGGAGGCATTGAAGAATTAAAGAGAAGGTTCCCCTTCCcttcagcgtgtgtgtgtgtgtgtgtggggggcagacCCTTGAAGAAGTTTCAGAACCGGGCTCCTATTTCACAGAGAAGACAATGTAATCGCCGCAAGTAAAATGGATGTAAAGAACTTCTCTTCAGTGCCGCCATCGGAACCTAGGGGCCAGGCCAGGTGAGCATGACCTCAGAACTAGCTGTGGCGGAATTGGAGCTGGGTCCTGGCTTGTGTTTGATGTACCGGATATcctgcccccccccagcccctgaAAAGGCTAGATTTCTTGGACCACCAAGTCCAAGGAAGATCAAGGTTCTTGACACCTTGGACCCTGTCCAAAGTCTGAGTATGATCAGGTGAGAGAAGTCCATAAGGCAGTGTTGACATGGAGAAGGGAGTGAAGCCCACAAAGTGCACACACCCAATCTAAGCCCTAAGGAGGTCTGTTCCCCAAATCCAAGCTGTGTCCCGGCTGGCCACCGCCCAAATATCAGAACCAGTGTTGGTAGGAGATGATGagaaggagagacagagagagagagagagagagagagagagagagagagagagagagagagagagagagagagagagacccagtgTGTCGTGGGGGCAAGTGCCTTCTGAAGCCACCAAACAGGGGTGGCCTTTTCCCTGTCCTCCAGCCTCCCCCAATAGATATAGCACGAATTTTTAATGCGTCTTCCTTTCACAGACAACAATACAGGGTTTGAAAGCCCAACACAATTTGGGTTTTGTGCTGGTCCCTCCTCGCGCTCCCTTGGCCCAGCTGGCCATATGGAATCCAGCAAGGAGCCCGTGGATGACAAAGAGACCCACTGACAGGCCCAACAAAACCCCAAGGAGACTTCTGCCTGACTCCGGGATTCACTGCCTGCGATAAGCGGGCTGAATGGTGGTCAGGCGGGGGGAAGGGGGATGTAACAAGccccttctccctcttcccctctcccagTCCCCTGCGAGCCTTTCTCTGTGCCTTCTTAATATGCACGCCTCTAACATCCCTTGGTCCCAGCACTCCCATTGTGCGGTTTTGTGCGGCCCGCTGTAGATTGGGCGAAGATAGACTGCTGAAGCTGCCCCCGAGCCGGGTGCGCTCCCAAGGCACTGGGGTTAGGGCCACACAGGGCTTTGTAGGCACTTTTATTGACTCTTGGGGACCCAAAGACACAGAGCAGCGGGCGCCAGCTCTCTTCTCTGCTTCTCTCCCCGCGAGAGAACATAACATCCAGACTGCAGGACTAGGGGCTGGCCACCGCTGTAAAAACGTGCCCTCTCCGCGTCTATGGGAAATTTAGGAGGCTAGACCTCCTTGTTGCTGACTCTTCCTTTCTGGAGCCCTGGGgcgggtggcggggggggggggggggcgctgcaaACATTTTTGGGCTCCTGGAACCTGGTAGAGTCAAAGTCAATCAGGGGTAATTTCTGAGAACCCCCTTATGCATCCCCCAGTGTAATGTTCTGTGGTCAGTACCAGAACAAGCCGGGCCTTTGATCACTCACTACTGCACAACAAACGATTTGGGGGAGAATTCACTGTCCTTTaaacacagaaagaaaaactCCTAAATGTTACCAAGCTACTGTGGAGGAAAAGGGGTGCCCTTTCAGCATTTAGGGAAACTGTTCCTACCACCCATGCTGCATCTAGAGAACCTAGAAACAGATGACCGTCGAGGTTCCGAAAGACACCCGCGCCTCCATGTTCCGAAGACGAGTGCGTGACGCGGGAGTACAGCCTCAGCACGTTCTGGAAGTGTTGCATTGAGTGCTATGGACGCCTGGATTTGGCCACACAGATGTTTGCTTTAGATATTGAATTAAATCATCATATTAGAAGGAGCATGAAAGTCAGCTGGGACTGCTCCCTGGCAGCCTtcttgccccccccaccccgctccacACCCCCATTTCCACCCCCACTAAAGGTGGAATTCTGGAGGCAAAGTTTCCAATCCTCAGGAGTCCCACAGCAGAACCCGGGTGTCTGGCGAAAATCGTGAAGCGAAAGAGAAAGAGAGGTAGCCCGCCTTATACCGCGCCCCCCCGCCCGCCCTGCTATCAGCCGGTCTCCAGAGAGACGCTCCCCGGTGCGGTGCGGCAGTGTGAGCCAGCATCCGCTGAGCGACTCTCCCGGCAGTGCGGAGCTCAGAACGCACTCGGCTCCCTGCTGGCAAGAGCGATCGCCCACCTCCGAGAGTCAATCTGCTGGTTCACTTCCCGCACCCTTCGCTGTCCCCCACCCCCGGTCAAGGTCATCCCCGCCCCATGCCCGACTGCTTCAATTTTGAACAGCCCTGCGCGACCAAACGTTAGGAGACGCGGCGCCAGATCCCGCCGGGAGTGAGCAGGCTGGATACCCAGAAAGGAGGGGCCGAAGggcgcggggtgtgtgtgtgtgtgtgtgtgtacgcgcgcgcgcgcgcgcgcacgccacTTACAGTGATCAACTCCAGTTCCAACTCCCTGGTTCCTCCAGGAGGGTGGGTTGAGGGGGCTTCTCTGCTCCCAGCCCAGGCCCAGGCGCCCTTCTTCACGGTCACCCCCTCACAGCGCACTGCACACCCCGCCGGCCACGGCCCGTGGTACCTGCTCGAGCGCCGCAGACTAggatggggaggggggcggggagcacgAGAAACGCTGGCTAACCCCAAGCCGCCCTCCTTGGGAGCGCGAGGTAAATCAAATGCAACAAAGTGAAACTCATCAAGTGTAGTGGCTTCAACAGCTTCTCAGGCTGAAGGAGCCACTCATCGATTTGGGCGAGCGAGGGGGGCTTCCTCTCTTCGCTCTGGCGTTTCCCAAAGTCACTTTTCCTTCTGAAGTCAGGCTACTGCCACCTCGGGTTAGGAGCGCTTGAAAGGCCCTGGCAGAGCCCAGGCGAGGGTGGGAGGCGCCACGCGCGGGACCCACAGCTCGTGTTCTCCAGGCACAGCGCGTTCCTCCCTCTCCAAGGGTGGCGAGCCTTGCCGCCGAGCTTCACCAGCCCGAGGAAAGCAGCTCGTCCCCGGGCCTGGAAAGGATTTGCCAGTGGAGCGCAGCGGGTGGCCCAGCCTTGCCCCCAGCCTGAGGCCTCAGGGCAGGCACAGGATGACGGTCAGAAAACCCGGAGGGTCAGGCCCTTAGACTTTTTTTTGGACAGGATTTTtattaaaattctttttaaaaaattcgaaAGCTTCCAGCGCCCGACGCTCATGGGGAATCGCAGGGAACTCCTGAGCTCCAAGTTCCAGGGCTCAGAAGCcagaggaaggggcaggggcttCTTGCCTACACATCGTTTTTCCTCTTTCGTATTTGAGAAATATTTGCACTGAACAAAATTTAAAACGGAAATAAGCGTGTGGGCGACCcagacataaacaaaacaaaccacaaagAAAGGAGTTGGGCTCCTAGGTCCAACAGGCCATCCTGAAGGCCATTTTGGCAACAATCACCACCAATATTTACAACGAAAAGCCAAATCTGCCACCAGTTGTCAGAACGTGTACATGGCCACAAATATTTagcattttcttatttaaaaaagaaaaaaaggtagcTATCTTTAAAAGTATCCTCCACTTGCTTTAGAAGAAGACGACTGACAATATTGCTACTCACACAAACATACTTTACAAAATTCACAAAAGGAGGTGatagggtggtggtggtttttttttctttttctgtcgtTTTCAATGACAATGGTAACGCTAAGACAGTTTGGTCCGCCCAGGGCGAGGCAAAGAAGCTGCACAAACATCCTGTAAACACGGGCTTAGAGTTCTGCCCTCTGCAATGGTTTAAAGAAAGGAGAGCCAGCAGAGCGGGGATCGAATCTGCCATTCCGCCGAGGctagcccacctccagggagctccGGCGCGGAGTGGAGGGTCAACTCCAGAGCATAACCATCCTCACCACCATCATCCCAATAAGGACCCAGTCCTTCTCGCCGCCGCCGCCAGGGTGGGGCCTGGGCCTGGGGTCTGCAGTCTCCGTGGGCCCTCGCTCACCAAGTCCACTGCTGGGCTTGTACTAGAGGGTGTGCTGGGTACTGGGGGGTGCTGGCCGAGCTGTACTGGGCGTTGTATTGCATGTGCTGCAGTGACTGCGCGCTGTAGGCCGAAAAGGGGATGCCTGCCTGGAAGGTGGCGGCAGCCAGGTCCTGGGCTTTGAGCGCATGACACGGTTTGCCGTCCCTAACCAAGACAGGCACAGCCACGCGGCGCGgcgagggcaggggcgtcacctCCATACCTTTCTCCGCCCGAGCACGCTTCATCTTGTAGCGGTGGTTCTGGAACCAGATCTTGACCTGAGTGGGCGTGAGGCGAATAagactggccaggtgctcccgctCGGGCGCCGACAGATATCTCTGTTGCCGAAAGCGCCGCTCCAGCTCGTAGGTCTGCGCCTTGGAAAAAAGCACCCTCCGCTTCCGCTTCTTGCCGGCGTCCCCCCCGCCACCTGGGGTCTCCTTGTCATTGTCCGGTGATTCGTCCGCAGAGGGCTCCGGGGATTTGGAGCTCGAGTCCTGGGGGGCCGTGCCAGCCGCCAAACCGTGCACTGGGAGAAAGAGAAGCGCGTCAGGCGCCGTGAGGCCGCATTTTGGCTTGCCCAGACCCTGAGCGCCCAACATCCTTGGCTGTGCGCCCTGGCCTTTGGCTCTGAGAGCTGCCTCGCCTTGCTACCCTCACCGTGACCCTTGTCCTGCTCCACGCCGGCTGAAGCCGTCGGGGTCCCCAAGGCCTAAAAGGAAAGGGGTCCAGGGAGAAAGGCTTGGGGCTGGCGTTTCTGGAGGTTCGCGCAGCGTGGGCACGGAGTTTAGAGGAGAGAAGCATGGAGAACCGCGTCATAGGTCAAGGCTTAAGCGGTTTTCTCTCCCGAGAAaggtgggcaaaaaaaaaaaaattttttttttaaagaaagcctcTCCCTCACTCCCCATTCCACAATCCCGGCACTGATCGGTTTGGCCATTTAAGGCACTTTGGGCGAGGGTGGCGGGAGGCGTTCGATTTTGCACTCAGGCTTTTTTTTTGGACCCCCCTCTGCACTGCACAACTGTACAAAACACTGACGTAGGGTAAGTTGTTTATACCGGGCCACCTCTAGCCTCTTTAGCCCTGACCCCACCCGGGCCTTGCCCCTGAGCTCCAGGATCTTCTTCAGGGCCAGGGAATTCGGGAACCCTCCACAGCTGGACTGGCCCTTCAGATCCAGTGGTCAACCGGAACCAACCCTTTGGAGcgcccctcctccccttcttctAATTCCTTGCattggaaaaaaaccccaaaaaacctgAGCCTAAGTCTTTTTCCCCAAGGACTAGAGGGTCTTGAGCAGGACAATTGAGTTAGGGCATCCTACCAGAGTGTTCCAACCTTTCCAGGGACCTAGGGTAGGAGGTCCGGGTTTACAGGGCTCTTTTCCCTCCCCCAGTGTGCCGCCCAGGCCATGGCCATAGTAATCCAGGCGGCCGCAGGTCGAAGTTTCGCTACTTACGGGAGTACTGGAGGCCCTCGGTGCTGGCCAGCCAGCGTGTGTATGGGTTGTCGCTGCTGTCGTAGAAGGGATTCTTCAGGGGCAGGCTCGGCACGGCTTCCAGAGTGCCCTGCCCCAGCGGTCCGGCCCTCTTGGCGGGCTCAGGCCCTTCGCTCTCCTCCTCTGGGCCGTCGGCCACCGAGCCTTCCTCGTCATTGGTGTCTGGCAGGTCCAAGATGTCCTTGACCGAAAACCCCGTCTTTGTGTTGGTCAACGACATGGCTCAGTCCTCGCAAAGTTCAGACACTTGATTAATTCGTGAGGTTCCCCAGCCCAGGTGAGCCAAGGGGGTACGGTGGGTGAGAGTGACTGGGGGAAGGGACTTTAATTGTTGGgattaataataattattttaaaaagtggaGAGGAGGTGTGGCTGAAACCCAGCACAACGCGTCTGTCTTTTCGGCAGCCACGCGGAAACAGCAAGGGGGCGCGGGGAGACGTGCGCGGCGCCGAGCGCAGCGGGCCCAGAAGTAGTTGGAACTCCAGGCGGGATGTCAAAGCGACGTTAGCGCGGGCCCGGGCGGCCGCTTCGCTCGTGGTGGTGGCTGCTGGCGAGGGGAAAATGGGCCATTGCCTGAGCGATCAGTCCATATAAGGCTGGGCTCCACTCCCGAacctggggagagggggaggggggggagaaagagtggggggagaaggtgggagggagggagagaagggtggggggggaagggggaaagacatTAAAATCGCAAAGGTTGGCCACGTGTGGGCGGGTCTTGGGAGTCAAGTGGATGAAGACTGTATTTGCAGATGTGAAATTGTGGGTTTTGGGGAGCTCTGCGCTCCCAGCCAACTGCCCTCTAGAGCAAGATGAGAGGTATAATGTGTCAATTAATTGCAAAGACGGGGAGAGCCTTTTTTTTCCTACCCAGTATTTACATACAAAGGACCACCGCGTCGCTCGAGAGTCTAAACACTTGAAAGAGCCCTTTTTACAAATTGCATCTTTAAAAAAAGGGGAGGGGGTACAAAACATAAGCGGGGTTGGGGTGTGGGAATAAAAAAGCCCTCTTGAACATTCCCGATTCCCATATTCCCACCCCGCGTGtccgtcccctccctcccccgaccCTTAATATGGAAAATTGACTATTTGTGGTACGTttggaaaagggggagggggcagaagctGAGCCGCGGAAATCTCTCCTCCCCATCGCTGGTGATTCCCTAAACAAGATCCGGTTCAAATGGCAAGAGCCCAACTTCTGTAAGCCTCCTTAGGTCAATATTTTGGTTGAGGCTTAAGGATGAGTACTAGAAATGACAAGGCAAGTAATTGATTCTAGTTAGTGCCTAAAGAGCCCGAGACCCAGGAAAGGCCTTGGATTCCGCCAGCCAGACCAGCATCCAGCgtgtcctcccccctcccccccgcccccgccagccgccTTCTACTTGGTTAAACTCttgttctctccccccaccccccgcacccccaccccgcgTCTTCTTCGCGGCCGAAGGAGACGCGCAGCTCCCTTGCAGTATTGCGGGGTGCTGAGGGAAGcgggtgggggttgggtgggtggggtgggtagcCCTAACGTGGGCCCGTTCCGGCCCAGCCTCACCGCCTCCAGGCTCCGAGGGCCGGGGGCAACTTGCGGGTCAGCCGGCGGGGAAGGCCCGGGGCCGCGGACCCTGGCCTGCCCTCTATCCTCCCGCCCGGGTCGGCCAGCTCGTCGGGGTGCGGcgggaagggaaaggggaggagtttCAGGGCGGGTGTCTCCAGTTGGGGTGAGGAACCCGAAAGTTGCGGGGGAGGGGACCCCGGGGACCGCGTCCCGCCTGCCAGTTCGGCAGAGCCTTCCCCTCTCTCAGGGCCTTGCATTTCGGCTCCTGTGGGCGTTTCGGGGTGCGTCCCCACGAAGCGCTCCAAGTTCCCAATCTGGGTAAGATTTGTGCTCAACCTCTCCCAGGCCAGGGAGCGAACTTCTGTGGGGCTCCGTGGGGGACCAATGCGCGCCCCTACCCGCTCTGTCCCCAGCTCTCAGTGGCAGGGCCGGCAGTTGCTGTTGGATGCCGGTCCACAGTCAGAAGGGAGCTTCGGCTGGACACGGGAAGGCCAGAGGAGGCCGCCTGGGCAGTGGGGGTGACCTCCGCCTCCGCCGGGTCCCACAGCTCGAGCGCTCCCCGAGGGGTTCGCGCGGGCGCCCACACCTCCTCCAGAGCAGCTGCGGCCATGGCCGCCCCCAGGCTGTCGGCGCCGGACAAGGGCGCCTGTCCCCGAGCCGCTCGGCCGCTTTCTACAACCCTCGCAGCCTCGTCCCCAGTATGTGACGTGGGTGACAATGGCCCAGGTTGGAGCGAGCCCGTCGGCGGCGCGTCCTGGGTGGTCGGACCCGGGCAAACACAAATACAAACCGATTGCTAAGCTGCGGACAATGAGCGAAATGTAGACAAATGTCCCGCTCCCGTTGGAAGCTTTTGTCCGAGCTCGGTTTTTGCATTTATTTCAGTGGTGAAATAATACATGATTGACGCTCTCTTTCAATGTGTCCTAACTGTTTGGAATAAATCTAAGGTTGTTCCTAGTTGTCATGGCATTCAACCCTTTTCAATGGACTATCTCTTCATTCATTTCTGAATCCGTTCACAATATTAAGGAAACCCTTCATGTGGATGCTCCCCGATTCCTCCCTTTTCCCTCTTACCTTCgcttttctcccctttctctaCGAGAATTAGAAACTGGTTTGAATCTTGTTCCTCGAACCCATTACTTTCcaggctcccccccccctccctctggCCCCACTCTGGTCTTTTTTTTCAGCCTCTCTGGCTGCCTCTACCTCCCCCCTTCCCGTAGGAGCTCTGAGAGGGGAAATTGGTGCTTCAAAAAAGAGGCTCGGATTTTGCCTTAGGCGTGAGTTGGGGTGAGCCTCCTCGGGCTATTGTTCCCCAGCGGCTAAACAAATAGCGGGGGAGAAAAAGTTCCTCCATCTAAGCATTGCAGAAAAGATCCACTTTCTAGTCCTTTCTTTtatccctcccccccccgcccccgcccccgcccccgcccccgcccgagGGTAAGGCTCTATTGAGGAGCAGGGCTCAAGCGATGGCGCTGGAATAGTCTGGATGACACAGGCCGCTTTAGGGGTCTGGCAGGAAATGGGTCCTCTGGCAATAAGTATTCCCTCCCCCATATACTCAGAACCAtatgggggggggcggtgtcacCTCCTAGAAAGTCTTTTTTCCTTAGCTTGGGGCCACCAGTTCCAGTTAGCTCCCAAAGGTGTCCCCTTCTCCAAGCGTGGTGAGGCGTTTCTCCTTGAAATCTCAGCAATGCCACCACGGATCCGGTCTGCTCCCTTGGCCTGCAAGGTGCTTAGTGCACCCACATGCTTCCCGACAGAATCAGGCTCCTCCTGGGAATTAATTATTGGGAAGGGTTGCTGACAAAAGCTATCAAAGAGGTACCAGCCCAATCCACAAAGGCAGAGCTGCAAGGGGGTGGGGAGCGCTACctcttagtctttttttttttttaacctcttagTCCTCACCTGAGGGAACCCTTCCTCTTCTGAGCGCTTTTGAGGCTACGCTTCCCTTGCCCACTCAAGTCACTGCCTGGGGCTCCACCCTTCCTGCACCATTCTTGCTTAAACTGTAGATTTTCTTGCCCTGACCTTGGGGGCAGCTGGGCAGGGTGGGAACTGGAGGGTCTGGGCATGACAGAGCTGAGTTCAGTGTGTTTCCTGGGATCTGGAgggtccaccttccccttcccttctaaGCCTTAGAGGTTCCTGCATTTGCTTCCAGTGCGCTGACATTTGCAATTGAAAAGAATCTGGGAGACCACGGAGAAGCCGGTAATTGAAGGGGAGAAACTGGTCTAGTTAGAGGAAGATCATAAAATGTAAGCAGCAACCCACCCCCCACGCCCCTCTCTCCCAGGCAGCAGGAAAAGTCTGAGGATGCCAAGAAGCCAGCGTGGGCCTTGCTGGTGACAAGAGCAAGTTCAGTACACAGAACACACTTGAGGGTAGCACTGATCTTCCATAGCCCGGttgctgccagaagagcaaaggcAGGCACCAAACGCACATTTTCCACCACAATTAAACAGGAACAGGTCGCTGCACACGAAGGCCTCCCTGTGAGTGCTACAGGCCAGCGAGGGAGCCCAGGTCTGCTTTATGCAACACACCCAGCAGACTAAAAGGACACAGCC includes:
- the NKX2-2 gene encoding homeobox protein Nkx-2.2; the encoded protein is MSLTNTKTGFSVKDILDLPDTNDEEGSVADGPEEESEGPEPAKRAGPLGQGTLEAVPSLPLKNPFYDSSDNPYTRWLASTEGLQYSLHGLAAGTAPQDSSSKSPEPSADESPDNDKETPGGGGDAGKKRKRRVLFSKAQTYELERRFRQQRYLSAPEREHLASLIRLTPTQVKIWFQNHRYKMKRARAEKGMEVTPLPSPRRVAVPVLVRDGKPCHALKAQDLAAATFQAGIPFSAYSAQSLQHMQYNAQYSSASTPQYPAHPLVQAQQWTW